One Tachypleus tridentatus isolate NWPU-2018 chromosome 3, ASM421037v1, whole genome shotgun sequence DNA window includes the following coding sequences:
- the LOC143247714 gene encoding LOW QUALITY PROTEIN: clotting factor B-like (The sequence of the model RefSeq protein was modified relative to this genomic sequence to represent the inferred CDS: inserted 1 base in 1 codon) — protein MTWICVITLFALASATLGNKVSRVGVLFPKTRNDNECTARGGLKGSCKSLIDCPSVLATLKDSFPVVCSWNGRFQPIVCCPDAIAPPPVTTTAVTVISTKEPKLPRLHISGCGKRKVKIDITTVGRSGSPILPPISTPQNSTGGRGIIAGGVEAKIGAWPWMAAVFVKNFGIGRFHCAGSIISNKYILSAAHAFLIGGRKLTPTRLAVRVGGHYIKRGQEYPVKDVIIHPHYVXKENYNDIAIIELKEELNFTDLVNPICLPDPETVTDPLKDRIVTAAGWGDLDFSGPRSQVLREVSIPVVPVDKCDQAYEKLNTPSLKNGITNNFLCAGLEEGGKDACQGDSGGPLMLVNNTRWIVVGVVSFGHKCAEEGYPGVYSRVASYLDWIAKVTNSLDHAVTN, from the exons ATGACGTGGATATGTGTGATAACGTTGTTTGCTCTGGCTTCTGCTACGTTGGGTAACAAAGTCAGTAGAG TGGGGGTCCTCTTCCCCAAGACACGGAACGACAATGAGTGTACAGCAAGAGGGGGATTGAAAGGATCCTGCAAATCCCTCATAGACTGTCCTAGTGTCTTGGCTACGTTGAAGGACAGTTTTCCTGTCGTTTGCTCTTGGAATGGTCGATTTCAGCCTATTGTCTGCTGTCCTGATGCAATAGCACCACCACCTGTAACCACAACAGCTGTAACTGTAATATCTACAAAAGAACCAAAGCTTCCAAGATTACATATATCAG GTTGTGGAAAAAGAAAAGTCAAAATAGATATTACAACTGTTGGACGCTCTGGATCACCAATACTTCCTCCGATATCTACTCCTCAAAATTCAACAGGTGGGAGAGGAATTATTGCTGGAGGCGTAGAAGCCAAAATTGGCGCGTGGCCTTGGATG GCAGCTGTTTTTGTGAAAAACTTTGGCATTGGCAGATTCCACTGTGCTGGTAGCATAATCAGTAACAAGTACATTTTGTCAGCTGCCCACGCCTTCCTTATCGGAGGTCGAAA GTTGACCCCAACTCGCTTAGCTGTCCGTGTGGGAGGCCACTACATAAAGAGGGGTCAAGAGTATCCAGTGAAAGACGTGATTATCCATCCTCATTATG GAAAGGAGAACTACAATGATATAGCCATAATCGAGTTAAAAGAGGAACTGAACTTTACGGACTTGGTCAATCCTATATGTCTCCCTGATCCAGAGACAGTAACGGATCCATTAAAAGACAGAATTGTGACTGCAGCGGGATGGGGCGATCTGGATTTCT CCGGTCCACGGAGCCAAGTTCTACGTGAGGTAAGCATCCCAGTTGTTCCAGTTGATAAATGTGATCAAGCCTATGAGAAACTCAACACCCCTTCACTAAAAAATGGGATAACGAATAACTTCCTTTGTGCTGGATTGGAAGAAGGAGGGAAAGACGCTTGCCAA GGCGATTCTGGTGGACCGTTGATGCTAGTGAACAACACTAGGTGGATAGTAGTAGGAGTTGTGTCGTTCGGGCACAAGTGTGCCGAGGAAGGATATCCTGGTGTGTACTCGCGCGTAGCGAGTTACCTAGACTGGATCGCGAAAGTTACGAACTCGTTAGATCATGCCGTCACTAACTGA